The DNA sequence GGTCTACACCGGTGATGTTGGCACAGCCTCCACAGATAACAATCTGCTGTGGTTGCTCCCTATCCGGGCTTGAAGCCAGATAATATTGCAACGCACGATTGACCTGTTGAGTCATATCATCCATAAACGGATCCAGCACTTCTGGTTCGTAGTTACTCGGCAAGCCGCCCAGTTTTTTCGCTTTACCGGCTTCTTCATAACTCAGTCCGTAAGTATTCATAATGTCTTCGGTCAGCTGATAACCACCGAAGTTAAAATCGCGAGAATAAATCACACGATTGTCACTGAACACAGCGAAGGTTGAAGTAGTTGCACCAAAGTCGATTACTGCAACGGTTGCCTCAACACCCAGATTAGGCATTTGATAGCGTAAAAGATCGCAGGCATTGCTCAAGGCAAATTCTTCGATGTCCACAATTTTTGGATTCAAGTTTGCGGCACGTACTGCCTGGGTTCTGACGTCAACATTCTCGATACGACTCGCAACGAGTTCCACGTCCAGTAACTCGGGGTCTCTGTCGGAAATGCCGATTACTTCAAAATCATAGCGTACTTCTTCCATCGGGAATGGAATGTACTGATCGGCCTGCATTAACACCCGTTCTTCGAGTTCACGATCTGGAAGATTGGCATCGAGTTGTATGGTTTTAGTGATCACCGCGTCACCCGCGATGGCAACGGCGACGTCATTGAGTTTAGTGCCGGAGCGCTTAACCGCCCGACGTATCGCCTCACCTACGGCTTCAACGTCGCTGATCGACTTCTCATTGACCGCGTTGGAAGGCAGGCCTTCAGCGGCATATGACTCGACTCTGTAGGATTTACTGGTCTTGGTCAACTCGAGCAGTTTGACCGCAGACGAGGAAATATCCAGACCGAGTACTGGTTTTGATTTCTTATTGAAAAACACCCTTTTTTCCTTTTATGTCGGGAACTTGTGAAACAAATATACCACAAGACCTTAAAATATGTGTCCAACTATATAACAAACAAGCTACATTGCAAGTATCTAGTTCATATTTTCAATGCCAGTTTGACTTATAATGCACTCATTTGCACCGCATCTAAATACCGACTTTACCAAACTACACAATTGAAAAGCTACTGAAAAATGAAAAAACGCTTATTTAAAATCCTTTTTAGTCTAATTCTAATTGGAACCCTATTCGGAATTGTCACCATTGTCGGTTTGTATCTGTATGTTAAGCCAAGTCTGCCGGACGTGCAAAGCCTCAGAGAAGTGAAACTCCAACAACCCATGCGGGTCTTGACCCGTGATGGAAAATTAATCACTCAATTCGGGGAAAAACGAAGAATTCCAATAAGTTACGATGAGGTGCCCACCCAAATGGTGCACGCTTTTGTGGCCTCAGAAGACGATCGTTTTTTTGCACATCCCGGGGTGGATTATCGTGGCATCCTCAGAGCTGTGTGGGTCTTGACCACCACTGGTGAAAAACGCGTCGGAGGTTCAACCATCACCATGCAAGTGGCCCGAGAATTTTATTTAAGTCGTAAAAAAGACTACATGCGTAAGATTCGGGAGATTTTCCTGGCACTCAAGATTGAACAAGAAATGAGCAAGGATGAAATTCTCACCTTATTCATGAACAAAACCTTCCTGGGCCAGAGGGCTTATGGTGTGGCTGCAGCAGCCCGTGTTTATTATGGAAAAACACCGCAAGAATTAAGCCTGGACGAGATCGCGACCATCGCTGGCATCCCTCAGGCCCCGTCTCGTTTGAATCCAGTGTCGAATCCCGAGGCGGCAAAAAATCGTCGCGCTTATGTATTGCGCCGCATGCTCGAACAGGACTACATAAGCCAAGCGGAACACGATGAAGCCAACCTCGCTCCAATCGAAACTTATGTGCACAGTGCAGAAATTGAAGTGGAAGCACCCTATAT is a window from the Gammaproteobacteria bacterium genome containing:
- a CDS encoding pilus assembly protein PilM — protein: MFFNKKSKPVLGLDISSSAVKLLELTKTSKSYRVESYAAEGLPSNAVNEKSISDVEAVGEAIRRAVKRSGTKLNDVAVAIAGDAVITKTIQLDANLPDRELEERVLMQADQYIPFPMEEVRYDFEVIGISDRDPELLDVELVASRIENVDVRTQAVRAANLNPKIVDIEEFALSNACDLLRYQMPNLGVEATVAVIDFGATTSTFAVFSDNRVIYSRDFNFGGYQLTEDIMNTYGLSYEEAGKAKKLGGLPSNYEPEVLDPFMDDMTQQVNRALQYYLASSPDREQPQQIVICGGCANITGVDLVVKSKVNTNVIIGNPIGSMTLSSRAKSQKIEKDATALLIASGLALRSFD